The window CTCGATCAGGCCGAAACCACCCGCGGCAAGCCCTCTTTCATCGTGGCCCACACCGTCAAGGGCAAGGCCGTGTCGTTCATGGAAAACCAGCCCGAGTGGCACGGCAAGGCGCCCAAGCCGGCCGAGGCGATCGCGGCCGTCCGCGAGATCCTGGGCGTCACCGAGGCCGCCTGGGAGGAGTATCTGGCCAAGGATTCCACCGCCCGCGCGCTCGTCAGCGAGCTGCGCGCGCTCGAGAGAAAGTAAGGAGACCTGGATGCCTGGGAAAGCCACCCGCGCGGCGTTCGGCGAGGCGCTCCTCGAGCTAGGAGCGCGCGACGAGCGGATCGTCACCCTCGACGCCGATCTCTCGAAGTCCACGATGACCGTGGCCTTCGCCAAGAAGCATCCCGACCGCGCCTTCAACCTAGGCATCGCCGAGCAGAACATGATCGGCATCGGGGCCGGCCTGGCGCTGGCCGGGAAGATTCCCTTCGTGTGCTCGTTCGCCTGCTTCCTGGTGGGCCGGTTCGAGACGGTCCGGATGTCCGTCGCCTACACCAACGCCAACGTGAAGCTCGTCGGCACCCACGCCGGGATCGCCATCGGCGAGGACGGCTACAGCCAGATGGGGCTCGAGGACGTGGCCTGCATCCGGTCCCTGCCGAACATCGCGATCGTCCAGCCCGCGGACGAGCTGGAGACCAAGCAGGCCGTGGCTTACGCCGTCGAGCACGAGGGCCCGGTCTACCTGCGGCTCACGCGCCAGAACATGGAGCCGGTCTGTCCGCCCGACTATCGCTTCCGGCTGGGCCAGTGGCTCCTGCTGCGCGCGGGCCACGACGTCACCCTCATCGGCTCGGGCGGGCCGATCGGGAACTGCCTGGAGGCCGCCAAGCTGCTG is drawn from Candidatus Methylomirabilota bacterium and contains these coding sequences:
- a CDS encoding transketolase C-terminal domain-containing protein, with amino-acid sequence MPGKATRAAFGEALLELGARDERIVTLDADLSKSTMTVAFAKKHPDRAFNLGIAEQNMIGIGAGLALAGKIPFVCSFACFLVGRFETVRMSVAYTNANVKLVGTHAGIAIGEDGYSQMGLEDVACIRSLPNIAIVQPADELETKQAVAYAVEHEGPVYLRLTRQNMEPVCPPDYRFRLGQWLLLRAGHDVTLIGSGGPIGNCLEAAKLLAAEGISAEVIDAASIKPLDEDLLLRSAGRTGHVVTVEDHALAGGLGGAVAELLGEVMPTPLKRLGVQGFGESGDPQGLYAKHGLDPAGIAASVRKFLNR